The Fuscovulum sp. sequence GGCCGCATGAACATAGATGTCAGACGCAACTGTACGGATCTGCATAATCCCCTGCAGACAGCGCAAGATGCCATAGCCGATCACTGCCCCGGTGCCCGTGACCAGAACGGTTGTCATGTCGCTGTTGCCTCGAATAACAGGGCCGCCGACAATTCGGGATATCCGAGCCCAACCTCGCACATTGCGTTAAGCACATCTGGCCCAAGATCCAGAGACGATAGCTGCCCAGTCGTGAATGGTTTCAGAAAGATGCCTTCGCGTCGCGTGACGCAATACCCGCAATCTGTGAGAAGCTGATCAAGCGTCGCTACTGTGTAAGTGCGCAGATGGCCAAGCGCGAGGTCGCCGTCGCCTAAAGCCATCATGTCAGGCAATAGGCCAGCGGCGTGGCCTAAGCGGCGATGCAAAGACTCTGCATTCGGCACTGCCACAGCAATTTTTCCGCCAGGCCCGAGGAACCGCAGAAAGCGTTTTAGGATCAATTCCGGATCATCTACGTGTTCCAGGACGAAACCCATGACGATCAGGTCGAACAGACCTTCTGGTTCGAAGGTTTCGAAATATCCCTCATGAACCAAGGCGCATGAACTGGGATAGCTTTTCCGAAACTGGGAGATCATAGCAGGCGAGCCGTCGACAACCTCGTAGTGGTCAAAGTGCAGTGAGAAGCGTTCGCAAGTGAAGCCATGTCCTATGCCTAATTCCAGAACACGCGAGTTTGCAGGATGCGCTTGGACAAGGCGCTGAGGGTACCAGTTGAGGACGATCGCATTATCAAAAGCATAGGCGAAATCCTCACCGTAGGCGCCGAGAAACTGATCAAGGTTAGATTTCATTTTTTTTCCCCCGCACGACCGACCGGATGATAAATCTCGGGCGGGCCTTCACCTCTTGGAAAAGTTTAGACACGTACAAGCCTACAACTCCGATACCAAGCAAGAGTAAACCTCCCAAAAACCAAATTGAAAACATTATTGCGGTGAAGCCTGACAATATCTCGTTCGGCCAGATTAACCTAACAGAGACAAGCCAAGCACCATAAAGCATCGAGCCAATCCAGATTGCCAGACCAAGAAAGAAGAAGGAGACCAGCGGAGATGCGGTGAATGAGGTCAACGAGTCGATGGTTTGACGCAATTTTCGCGTTAAATTGTAGGTTGAACTGGTCCCGGCGCGTCGAGGCGTTTTAACCAGTTCAAGCGCTTTCTGGCTAAAACCCACCCATGGGAAAAGAGCGCCAAGGTAAATCACCTTGTCCCCCACGGATAGCAAAGCGTCGCGGTAGCGCTTTGAAAAGATCCGGCACGTCATCTGGTTCGCTGGGATTGTGACCGTTGAACTGGCGTTCAGAACCCACCAAAAGGCGCTTCCTGCGAAATTGCCCATGGCAGAGCCGATCCGTTGCTTCTGAATCCCAAAGACCACATCATGCCCTTCGGTCTGAGCTATATTCCAGAAGTCAGCCAGCCATTCAGGCTGCTCTTCCAAGTCGATGTCAGTCAGATAAATCCAGTTTCCTTCAGCATTCTCTAGACCTGCAAGAATCGCGGCGTGATGCCCGAAATTGCGCGATAGGTCGACGACGACGACAGCGGGGTTTTGATTGGCTACTGCCTTGGCCCGATCCAGTGAAGCGTCAGGTGAACCGTCATTGACCAGAATGATTTCAAAATCAGGGGTGATCGCGGCGGCAGAACGGCTGATGCGGTCGCAGAACTCTTCGATGAAGGCTTCCGACCGATACATCGTTGCGACGATGGAAAGTGCAGGGTGGGACGGCTGAATTGTCATCTCAGAACACCTTATCGTGCGGCAGATGAGCCAGGCAATCGAGGATTGATATGCCGGCCTCGTAACCGCCATCCATTTGCCGATAGGCGGGGTAGGCGGGATAGGCCATCCATTCTACCGCTATCCCTGCGGCCAAGAACTGTGTCTCGTCGAGATAGGATCGTGCTGATGGGCCTGACAGATAGCGTGTTGCACCAAGCGATTGGCAAATCGACACCAACCGCCCGGTCCTGTCGCCCTTTTGCGGCAGGTCGGCAGCATCGTGAAGGCGCGTGGCGATCCCAAGTAGTTGCATCAGTTGCGCCACCAGATACTGGTTGATTGCGCTGAGTCTGTGCATTTCGGCAGCAGCGGCGAACCAGTCGTCCAGACGCGGTTTCAATTGCGACCGAAAGCAAGGTGCACTGCCAAGCGCTGACTGAAGGGTCTTCAGATGCCGAGACGGCCAGCGTGGATCAGAGACGCTAACCGTTTCAATGGTTTGCCCAAACTGTCCGGATGTCGCCACCGGAACCGTAAGCCAGACTGGCCCGGTCTGCGTGACGATCCTATTGCGGTTACGCCAATCGTTCTTGGTGAATTGAACCGTGTCGTAGAAGACAAAGTCGTCTGCCCTGCGAATGAGGTCAAAATAGCCCCGCCATGGCACGTAATTGGATTGTAGGACCACCACCGTTGTCACGGCATGATGCCCCTGATGAGGATGTGAGAGTAAGGGACACGCATCAGGTTTGTTTTCACCTGCGTCTCTAGCGCCAGATGCTTTGGAAATAGTGAGCGATATCCCTCTTCGCGCCGGATGTCCTTCCCGCTGTCAAGCCACTTCAGCAACCGTGCCACCGGGTTCTGATGATCATGGTAGACTGGTTCCAGTCCGATAAAGACGCCGTTGGGACGCAGCAGCGCAGCAGATTGCGCCAGCACAGATTTTGCCACCGCGTCGTCTAGATGGTGAAGGATGCCAATTGCGACGACAGCATCACAGGCCCCGATGGCCGCGATGACACCAGCATCTGCGAGATCACCGCAAAGAAAGGTTGTGTGCGGCGTGCCAAAACGGCTGTTTGCCGCCGCGATGTGCCGTTCGTTGCGATCAACGCCGACATAGCTGCCTGCATGCTGTAGGTTGGTTGACCACAATCCTGGACCGCAGCCAATTTCAACCACTCGCTTGTTCTCAAGCCCTGAAAAAAGCTCATGCGCGATACGTTCTTTGGCTTGCGGCCCAGCAAGCCCTGACTGGATGCGAGTATAGAGGGCTGGGACAGTTACGATCCAATGAAGCCCTTTCGTACGTTCAGCCATACTTCACACCACTTTTCCCCATCAGGCTTGCCTTAGCCCATGGCACGTACTGACGAAAGCATTTGGTTCTGTGAAAGGTGGTAGAGAGCGGAAATCAACAGGTGGGATTCAATCAGCCCCGCTGTCCCACCCGGAGATCGCCTTCACCTCCAGAAACTCCTCAATCCCCCAGACGCCGCCCTCGCGCGCGCGGCCGGACGCTTTGACGCCGCCAAAGGGCGATCCTGCGGCGCGGGATTTGCCGTTCATCTCGATCATCCCGGCGCGGAGTTGGCGGGCGAGGCGGTTGCGGCGGGGGCCATCCTGGGACTGAACATAGTTGGTCAGCCCATAGGGGGTGTCGTTGGCGATCTGCACGGCCTCGGCTTCGGTATCGAAGGGAATGATCGACAGGACGGGGCCGAAGATTTCCTCTTTCTCGATCGTCATGCCGGGTTTGACATCGGCAAAGACGGTGGGGCGGACGAAATAGCCTTTGTTCATGCCCTCAGGCAGGCCAAGACCGCCGGAGACAAGGCGCGCGCCTTCCTCGATCCCTTTCTGGATGTAGCCCTGAATCTGATCCCATTGGCGTTTGTTGACCACCGGGCCGATGTGGCGGCCGGGTTCATGGGCCGAGGCGACCTTTGTGGCATCGGCCACCTGCTTGGCGATTTCCACCGCGCGGTCATAGACGGGGCGTTCCACCAGCATCCGCGTCGGTGCGTTGCAGGATTGGCCGGAATTGTTGAAGCAATGCCGCACGCCGCGTTCAACGGCGCGGTCATCGGCATCGGCGAAGATCAGATTTGCCCCCTTGCCGCCCAGTTCCAGCGTGACGCGTTTCAGCGTTTCCGCCGCGGCCTTGCTGATGGCCTTTCCGGCGCGGGTAGAGCCGGTGAAGGAGATCATTTCCACATCCGGGTGGGTGGACAGGCGGCTGCCCACGCCCATGCCATCACCGTTCACAAGGTTGAACACGCCTGCCGGAACGCCCGCATCATGGACAAACTCGGCGAAAAGGAGGGAGGAGAGCGGCGATTCCTCGGACGGTTTCAGAACGCAGGTGCAGCCTGCCAGAAGGGCGGGGATCACCTTCAGCGTGACCTGATTCATCGGCCAGTTCCATGGGGTAATCAGACCAACCACACCGATGGGTTCCAGCGCGATCCGGTCATTCGGGGCATGAGGGCCAAGCGGGCGGACCCATTCGATATGGTCGAAGGCGGTCAGGAAATTCTTCAGATGCCAAGGCAAGCAGGGCGCCTGATCGCTGCGCGACATGTCGATGGGCGCGCCCATTTCCAGACTGATGGCCTGCGCCATTTCTTCGGCCCGCGCTTCATACTGGGCGAGGATCGCCTCGACATAGGCTTTGCGGGTGGCAGGGGGTGTGGCGGCCCAGGCCGGAAAGGCGGCTTTGGCAGCGGCGACGGCCGCATCGGTATCTGCGGCAGACCCCAGCGAGATGATGGCGCAGGTGTCTTCGGTCGACGGGTCGATCACGGCGTGATCGTTCGGCGCAAGCGGGGCGGTCCAGCGACCGTTGATATAGAAATCGCGCTTGATGAGCATGGGAGCCTCCGTTGGGCGGAATTTGATCATAACTTGTCAGGACGGGACGGCGCTGGCAAGCGCAGGACCGACAGGCGCTGTCGCGCTTGGCGGGTCTGGTGCGGTGGGAGAACGGTTTGCCGGGCTGCAAAAGCGGTGAAGGATGGTTGCGGCGATTGGCCGGAATAGGAAATTTCGTCTGTGTTCCGATGGGCTGAGCGATGAATTTCCTGAACTTCGGGCGATATGGCCTTGGGGGGTGAAACCTTGTTCCAAAGCGCGTATGTATTGCCCCAACGACATCGACAGGAGTTTTCCCATGTCCGTTCGCATCAACGACATCGCCCCCGACTTCACCGCCGACTCTACCGCTGGGACCATTCGGTTCCATGAGTGGCTGGGTGACAGCTATGGCATCATATTTTCCCATCCGCGCGATTTCACGCCCGTCTGCACCACGGAATTCGGTGCGGTGGCGCAGCTGGCCCCGGAATGGGCCAAGCGCAACACCAAGGTGCTGGGCGTGTCGGTCGATTCGGTTGGCGATCACCAGAAGTGGAAGCGCGACATCGAGGCATTTGGCGGCGCCCCCGCCGATTTCCCGATCATCGACGATTCGTCGCTGAGCGTGGCCAAGGCCTATGACATGCTGCCCGCCGATTATTACCTTCCCACCGAAGGCCGCACGCCGGCGCATTCGGCGACAGTGCGGACGGTCTATATCATCGGGCCGGACAAGAAGGTGCGGCTGACTATGACCTATCCGATGAGCGTGGGCCGCAACTTTGCCGAGATCCTGCGCGCGCTGGATGCGGTGCGCGCGACCGACGGTGTGCCATTGGCCGCGCCCGCCAACTGGGTGCCCGGACAGGATATGATCGTGGCGCTGGCGCTGAACGACGATCAGGCGCGCGAGCGGTTTGGGGAGCTGGACATCAAGCTTCCTTATCTGCGGTTTGCAAAGGTGGCGGTGAAGTAACCGCCATCCCGAAGGCTCCCCCAGGCGGCACCGGTCGCGGAGGAGCTTTCGGCATCCCTTGGCTTTTCGCCTCATTTGCGTTCAAAGGTTGGGGAGCAAGTTGAGGGGTTCACGATGCAATCGGATTGGCGCAAGTTGACCGAAGCGGAAGCTGGCGTTGCTGCCCTTGGTCAACCGCCCTTTGGTACTTTTGCGCCAAACTTCATCCAACGTGCGATCATCCGGCTTGCCCGGGGATCCGTATTGAGGCGTGGCTTGTTCAGAAGCAAAGTCACGGGCCTGATCCTTGGTATTGGGCGGGGCAAGCTGGACATTCACTTCAGGGGTGCTGCCTTTCGGTTGAACGGAGAGCGCAACCTGATTGAATACGGCCTTCTGCTTGTTCCTGAATACAACCGCGTTGACATCAACTTCCTGCTTGAGGATGCCCCCGAGGATGCGGTCTTCCTCGACCTTGGCTGCAACATTGGCCTTTATTCACTGCCGCTTGCGGCAGCCCGGCCCAAAGGGCGCGTCGTTTCCATTGACGCCAACCCGAGGATGATGGCGCAGATCGCCTGGAATGCCGCTGCCGGCGCGCAGGCGAACCTGTCCTTTGTCCATGCGGCGGTGAGCGACCATGAAGGCACCGCCGACCTTGTGATCCGCAAGGATGATGTGGCCATCGTGGCCGTGCAGGAGAACACAGGCGGAAGCATGCCGCTGCGCACGTTGCAATCTCTTGTCGACGAGCTTGGCCTTGGGCGCATTCACGGATTGAAGATCGACATCGAAGGCCATGAGGACCGTGCGCTTGTTCCGTTTCTGGACGGATGCTCCCCCGAGTTGCGGCCAGACCGGATCGTGATCGAAAAGGCCGGGGCAGATGTGGATTATCCGGGCTGCACGTCCGCGTTCCAACGGCATGGCTATGTTCTGGTGGCACGGACGCGCAACAATTCCCTGTACCGGCGCGCGATCACCGTGGGCATGGGTTGAGGTGGTCACGGCGGTGGATACAAACACGGGCCTTGATGCGGACTTCTGGAAAAGTGTTACGCCTGTCGTAGTCACTTATAACAGCGCGCATTGCGTTTCTGATCTGGCGGACTGTCTTTCAGGCTATGCCCATGTGATTGTTTCAGACAATGCCAGCGGCGATGGGACTGTGGAGCGTGTCCATGAGCTTTTGCCCCAAGCAGAGGTTCTGGCACATGACCGCAATCTGGGTTTTGGCACGGCGAACAATCGGGCGCTTGCCCGTGTGAAGACACGGTTTGCCCTGCTGCTTAACCCGGATTGTTCGATCCGCCCTGAAGATGTGCGCAGGCTGGTGGACGCGGCGCAGACCTTTCCAGAGGCATCGATCCTGGGGCCGCAGATCCTTGATGGCAAGGGACGGCCCGAGGTGAATTACCGTTGGGCCGCGAACCGGTGGAAATCCGAAGGCCCGGCGGCAGAAGGCCCGGCCTGTGTCGGGTTCCTGAGCGGTGCCGTCATGCTGTTGCAGATGGATGTCTGCGCGCCGCTTGGATTCTTTGATGAGAGATTCTTCCTTTATTATGAAGATGATGACCTGTGTCTGAAGTTCTTTGATGCAAAGCGCCCGCTGATCATCGTGCCGGCCGCATCCGCGGTTCATCTGGCGCGGCGTTCGGTCAAGGGCAACGCGCCGATCAAGGGTGAATTCTGGCGGGGATACCATCACGCGCAATCAAAGCTGACCTACAGTGCCAAGCATCACGGTGCCGAGGAAGCGTCGCGCTTGTGGCGACGGTTGATGATTGAAACCACGCTTGCGCTGCCGCTGCGGTGTGTTCTGTTCTCTCCCCGGATGATCGCGCGTCTGATGGGGCGATGGCGTGGGGTGTTGGCATGGCAACAGGCTGCCAATGGCCGGGCACAGCCCCCGCGCAGTTGATCACGGATCAGACTAATGGAATGGCCGCGCAGGACAGGAACGGAGAAGAGAACCTTGGATTTCAAGATCAATGGTCGTTTGATCGGCCCTGACCAGCCGCCCTATGTGATTGCCGAACTGTCTGCCAACCACAATGGCCGCCTGGATAAGGCGCTTGAACTGGTCAAGGCGGCAAAGGCGACCGGTGCGGATGCCGTGAAAATTCAGACGTATCGCCCGGACACCATCACCTTGGACAGCCATAATGATGAGTTCCTGATTAAGGGCGGCCTGTGGGACGGAAAACGCCTGTTCGATCTTTATGCCGAAGCGCATACCCCGTGGGAATGGCACAAGCCGCTGTTCGATCTGGCGCGGTCGATCGGGATAACGATGTTTTCGTCGCCCTTTGATCCAACCGCTGTAGATCTGCTCGAGGATCTGGGGGCTCCGGCATACAAGATCGCGTCGTTCGAGGCGGTGGATTTGCCGTTGATCCGCTATGTCGCTTCGACCGGCAAGCCAATGATCATCTCCACAGGGATGGCAGATGCAGAAGAGATTGCCGAAGCCATCGCAGCGGCGAGGGATGGGGGATGCAGGGATCTTGCAATCCTGCATTGCGTAAGCGGTTATCCTGCCCCTGCCTCGGATTACAATCTGCGGACGGTGTCCGACATGATGCAAAGGTTCGGCTGTGTAACAGGCCTTTCTGATCATACGCTGGACAATACAACCGCCATCGCCGCGATTGCGATGGGTGCTGCAATCATCGAAAAGCACTTTACCCTTGATCGGTCCGGCGGCGGGCCGGATGACAGTTTTTCACTGGAGCCCAAGGATTTCACCCAGCTTTGTGCAGGGGCGCGAACAGCCTGGGAAGCGCTGGGCAAGGTGGATTACGGCCGAAAGTCCAGCGAGCAGGGCAATGTGATTTTCCGCAGGTCACTTTACTTTGTGTCTGACCTGAAGAAGGGGGATAAGATCAGCCCCAAGGATGTTCGCAGCGTGCGGCCCGGCTATGGGCTTGCACCCAAGCATCTGGATCGGGTGATCGGACGCACTGTTCTGACCGATGTGCAGGCCAATACACCCGTTCGCGATGATCTATTCGACTGATCGCCAGCGACCGTCGTTCATCACGGACACGAGCGAGGTCACCGCACGCTCTGCCTCTTTCTGCACGTTGTAATCTGGCACGATGGATTCATAGTCGCGGTCCACCGTGCCCGGGTAAAGCGCCTTGCTGACCGCGTCGAATGACTGTTTCAGGCGTTCGGAATCACGCTGGTGGTTGATTGCCTTTTGGATGCAATCGGGGTCTGTCCATTCGAAAACGCCGTCAACGCGCGTGTACCAAGTGACACCAAAGATGACGACGCCTTTGCCAATCAGGCATGCCTCCCATCCGGCTGTGCCGGAAATGGTGGCCAGGAAGGAACAGCGCCTGATGAGTTCGAAACTTGAGATTTCAGATGAGACATAGAAGGTGTTCGGAATGGATTTCAAACGGCGGAAGAAGCTTTCCTCGCGCATGAAGGTCGTCTGCATAGGGTTTTCTTTGACATAGATCTTCATGCCCGCCGGAAGCTTGCGGGACAGCGCTTCGAGCGCCAAGAGTTGGTCGCCGTATTCGTAGCCCCACGTATCGGTTGTGAGTTCGGGTTGTAGGTGCAGCGGGAAGTAGACGAAATCTTCGTCAAGGCTGACCTTTTCCTCGGCCGAGGGGTTGGGATGCCCACCATTCGCCTTTTCGATGGAGTGAAAGAACCGGTTCAAGTTCCGCTCTAAGGCGTGCGGACGCACAATAAAGTGCAGCGTCAGGATCTTGAACGCCAGTTTCACGAACTCCAGCGTGATATAGGCGTAGGACACGGCAGCTTTTTTGAACTTGCCGCCCCGGTTCATGTAGAACGGCGTTTCGGGTGCGGCTGGTAGCTCTAATGGTTCACCATAGCCGTCGGTCGTCTGAAAATGGCCGAAATCACGGATATCCCGAACAATCCAAAGCAGGGACGGGAAGTTGGACTGCATGCTGAGGATCGTTTCGATCCCAAGGGTCTTGGCCAGATGGTAGAGGATGATCAGTGATCCTTCGTGCGGGAAGTTCGAAAAGATCACGGTTTCGATCTTGTTGCGTTTCAGGATGTCGAAAAAGAAGTTGGCGGCAATGTGGAACAGGCAATCAACATGGCCCCAGCTTTTCAGCCGGTTCTTGCGGGCAAAGGCGATCCTGTGGAAATGGCGACGAAAGGCAGGGAACGCCACTTTGTACAAATCAATCATCAGGTTATCCGGCACGTCAGGCCGCATATCCACCGCATGTTCGCATCTGACCGTGCTGAAATGAGGATAGGTTTCCACGCCCTGCGCGACAAATCGATCGCCTCGTTGCATGGCCTCAATCCAGACTTTCACATTCACGCCGGCCCGATCGAATTCGCGGAACTCGGCTGATCCGAACCCGACCAGCATGACAGGACGACTATGTGACATGAGTTACTTTCTGGCAGTCCGGGTTGAAGTGGTGTCGGGCTGTGTGGCCCTGCATCCAGCCGCCATTGCTTTAGCAGCGCGCAGGCAGGTGGGCAATTGAATGACGCCTGAACCCAAGGCCGCCTGTCGGGATCGGCGGAACTTGGTTGGCGCCAGGGCGTGTCAGCGCGGCTTGGGGCTGACCCAATCCCGGCTGAACTGGCAAAAGGGCGGATCAAGGCCGGCGGGTTGGAAGCCAAGCCCTTCAAACAGACGCATCGACGACAGGTTGTCCTTGTGGACGACAGCATCAAAGCGTTCCACGCCCCGGCATCTGCTCATCGCGAGCGACAAGGCCGCAAAGGCAATGCGTTTGCCTTGCATCGCTTCGTCCACGACGATGGATATCTGGCCCACCGTGCCCGCAAGATCGATGCGGACATGGGCAACAGGTGCCTGGTTCATTTCAACGACAAACAGCCGACGTTCTGGCTGTGCAAGGGCGCGGGCAAACCATTCCAGATGATCAGGCAAGCTGACGGCCTGCCCAGATTTGTAGAACCGTTCTGCCCCACCGGAAGAACGCCAGCGCCAGATCATTTCGGCATCGTTCAGGGTTGCAGGACGGAGTGTCAGATCTGGCAGCACCTGCATGATCGCGGCCACGCGGTCGACGCCCTTGCCATCCGACAGGGCGCTGGCGGCGTCTGACATGGCCTTGACGTCAAGGGTCTGGATCAGGGCGGACAGGTCTGCTGCGCTGATCGACAGTTGGATTGTCCGTGCCGCGCCGCTGGCTTCAAGGCCGTGCGCCACGGTCTTTTGGTTTTCGGCCAGAACGACTGTCAGCGCCGGAAGGCCAAGCGCGCATCTTTCCCAAGCGGTGGACCCGGCGGCACCGATGCAGAGGTCGGCCTCTGCCATCAGGGTCGCCATATCCGGGGCGTTGACGATCAGGCGCGCGTCAGGCAGCGCTGCGACCTGATCTGTCAAAGACGCGATATGCGGTGAGGCAGCACCGATCACGGCTGTCAGGGCAAAGCCGCGGCCCGTGAGTTTTTCAAGAAACATGCCCGTTGCGTTGCCAGCATCAACCCCGCCCATTGTGATGAGGATGCGGCGCACCGGATCGCGCTGTCTTGCCAGAGAGGTGGCACGAAGGGCAGCAAATTCGGGGCGAAGCAGGGCGAAGGTCGGTCCGATCAGGCGCGGCGCGTCGTTGGACAGGACCGGATCATACGCGTTGGGATAGCGCCCTGCCGTGGAATCGACCAACAGGTCAGCCGTCAGCATGCGATCTGCCAGATCATCAATCACAAGCACGCTGGACGTGCCGCGGACGGGGTCCGTCCACCGCGCGTCCAACGCGTAATGGTCAACGACCAGCCATGCCGGGTGCAGCTTTTGCAGGATCGGCAACACATGCCGCGCATCTTCGGCCATGGTGGTGCCAAGCCATGCAGAATGAGCAAGATCATCCTGCCCCGCACCCGCCTGTGGCAGGGCGATCAGATCATGGCCTTCGATCCGTAGTCTTGCCACAAGGGATTCCGGCAGGTTGCGACACAAGAACGAGCATTTTGCGCCACGTGCCGCAAGGGCATTTGCAAGGGTCAGGCAACGCATGAAGTGGCCAGTCCCAATGCTGACCGAAGCATCGGTCCGAAAGGCGATGTCAGCCTTCGACATAGGAAACCCGCGTCGGGAAACCGGCTTCTCCGATTGCGGCCTTTGCCCCTGCGGGGGTGAGTTCCGTG is a genomic window containing:
- a CDS encoding class I SAM-dependent methyltransferase — protein: MKSNLDQFLGAYGEDFAYAFDNAIVLNWYPQRLVQAHPANSRVLELGIGHGFTCERFSLHFDHYEVVDGSPAMISQFRKSYPSSCALVHEGYFETFEPEGLFDLIVMGFVLEHVDDPELILKRFLRFLGPGGKIAVAVPNAESLHRRLGHAAGLLPDMMALGDGDLALGHLRTYTVATLDQLLTDCGYCVTRREGIFLKPFTTGQLSSLDLGPDVLNAMCEVGLGYPELSAALLFEATAT
- a CDS encoding glycosyltransferase family 2 protein — encoded protein: MTIQPSHPALSIVATMYRSEAFIEEFCDRISRSAAAITPDFEIILVNDGSPDASLDRAKAVANQNPAVVVVDLSRNFGHHAAILAGLENAEGNWIYLTDIDLEEQPEWLADFWNIAQTEGHDVVFGIQKQRIGSAMGNFAGSAFWWVLNASSTVTIPANQMTCRIFSKRYRDALLSVGDKVIYLGALFPWVGFSQKALELVKTPRRAGTSSTYNLTRKLRQTIDSLTSFTASPLVSFFFLGLAIWIGSMLYGAWLVSVRLIWPNEILSGFTAIMFSIWFLGGLLLLGIGVVGLYVSKLFQEVKARPRFIIRSVVRGKKNEI
- a CDS encoding WbqC family protein: MTTVVVLQSNYVPWRGYFDLIRRADDFVFYDTVQFTKNDWRNRNRIVTQTGPVWLTVPVATSGQFGQTIETVSVSDPRWPSRHLKTLQSALGSAPCFRSQLKPRLDDWFAAAAEMHRLSAINQYLVAQLMQLLGIATRLHDAADLPQKGDRTGRLVSICQSLGATRYLSGPSARSYLDETQFLAAGIAVEWMAYPAYPAYRQMDGGYEAGISILDCLAHLPHDKVF
- a CDS encoding class I SAM-dependent methyltransferase, encoding MAERTKGLHWIVTVPALYTRIQSGLAGPQAKERIAHELFSGLENKRVVEIGCGPGLWSTNLQHAGSYVGVDRNERHIAAANSRFGTPHTTFLCGDLADAGVIAAIGACDAVVAIGILHHLDDAVAKSVLAQSAALLRPNGVFIGLEPVYHDHQNPVARLLKWLDSGKDIRREEGYRSLFPKHLALETQVKTNLMRVPYSHILIRGIMP
- a CDS encoding aldehyde dehydrogenase family protein — encoded protein: MLIKRDFYINGRWTAPLAPNDHAVIDPSTEDTCAIISLGSAADTDAAVAAAKAAFPAWAATPPATRKAYVEAILAQYEARAEEMAQAISLEMGAPIDMSRSDQAPCLPWHLKNFLTAFDHIEWVRPLGPHAPNDRIALEPIGVVGLITPWNWPMNQVTLKVIPALLAGCTCVLKPSEESPLSSLLFAEFVHDAGVPAGVFNLVNGDGMGVGSRLSTHPDVEMISFTGSTRAGKAISKAAAETLKRVTLELGGKGANLIFADADDRAVERGVRHCFNNSGQSCNAPTRMLVERPVYDRAVEIAKQVADATKVASAHEPGRHIGPVVNKRQWDQIQGYIQKGIEEGARLVSGGLGLPEGMNKGYFVRPTVFADVKPGMTIEKEEIFGPVLSIIPFDTEAEAVQIANDTPYGLTNYVQSQDGPRRNRLARQLRAGMIEMNGKSRAAGSPFGGVKASGRAREGGVWGIEEFLEVKAISGWDSGAD
- a CDS encoding peroxiredoxin — protein: MSVRINDIAPDFTADSTAGTIRFHEWLGDSYGIIFSHPRDFTPVCTTEFGAVAQLAPEWAKRNTKVLGVSVDSVGDHQKWKRDIEAFGGAPADFPIIDDSSLSVAKAYDMLPADYYLPTEGRTPAHSATVRTVYIIGPDKKVRLTMTYPMSVGRNFAEILRALDAVRATDGVPLAAPANWVPGQDMIVALALNDDQARERFGELDIKLPYLRFAKVAVK
- a CDS encoding FkbM family methyltransferase yields the protein MFRSKVTGLILGIGRGKLDIHFRGAAFRLNGERNLIEYGLLLVPEYNRVDINFLLEDAPEDAVFLDLGCNIGLYSLPLAAARPKGRVVSIDANPRMMAQIAWNAAAGAQANLSFVHAAVSDHEGTADLVIRKDDVAIVAVQENTGGSMPLRTLQSLVDELGLGRIHGLKIDIEGHEDRALVPFLDGCSPELRPDRIVIEKAGADVDYPGCTSAFQRHGYVLVARTRNNSLYRRAITVGMG
- a CDS encoding glycosyltransferase family 2 protein, whose amino-acid sequence is MFWWHGRATIPCTGARSPWAWVEVVTAVDTNTGLDADFWKSVTPVVVTYNSAHCVSDLADCLSGYAHVIVSDNASGDGTVERVHELLPQAEVLAHDRNLGFGTANNRALARVKTRFALLLNPDCSIRPEDVRRLVDAAQTFPEASILGPQILDGKGRPEVNYRWAANRWKSEGPAAEGPACVGFLSGAVMLLQMDVCAPLGFFDERFFLYYEDDDLCLKFFDAKRPLIIVPAASAVHLARRSVKGNAPIKGEFWRGYHHAQSKLTYSAKHHGAEEASRLWRRLMIETTLALPLRCVLFSPRMIARLMGRWRGVLAWQQAANGRAQPPRS
- the pseI gene encoding pseudaminic acid synthase, whose translation is MDFKINGRLIGPDQPPYVIAELSANHNGRLDKALELVKAAKATGADAVKIQTYRPDTITLDSHNDEFLIKGGLWDGKRLFDLYAEAHTPWEWHKPLFDLARSIGITMFSSPFDPTAVDLLEDLGAPAYKIASFEAVDLPLIRYVASTGKPMIISTGMADAEEIAEAIAAARDGGCRDLAILHCVSGYPAPASDYNLRTVSDMMQRFGCVTGLSDHTLDNTTAIAAIAMGAAIIEKHFTLDRSGGGPDDSFSLEPKDFTQLCAGARTAWEALGKVDYGRKSSEQGNVIFRRSLYFVSDLKKGDKISPKDVRSVRPGYGLAPKHLDRVIGRTVLTDVQANTPVRDDLFD
- the pseG gene encoding UDP-2,4-diacetamido-2,4,6-trideoxy-beta-L-altropyranose hydrolase, yielding MSKADIAFRTDASVSIGTGHFMRCLTLANALAARGAKCSFLCRNLPESLVARLRIEGHDLIALPQAGAGQDDLAHSAWLGTTMAEDARHVLPILQKLHPAWLVVDHYALDARWTDPVRGTSSVLVIDDLADRMLTADLLVDSTAGRYPNAYDPVLSNDAPRLIGPTFALLRPEFAALRATSLARQRDPVRRILITMGGVDAGNATGMFLEKLTGRGFALTAVIGAASPHIASLTDQVAALPDARLIVNAPDMATLMAEADLCIGAAGSTAWERCALGLPALTVVLAENQKTVAHGLEASGAARTIQLSISAADLSALIQTLDVKAMSDAASALSDGKGVDRVAAIMQVLPDLTLRPATLNDAEMIWRWRSSGGAERFYKSGQAVSLPDHLEWFARALAQPERRLFVVEMNQAPVAHVRIDLAGTVGQISIVVDEAMQGKRIAFAALSLAMSRCRGVERFDAVVHKDNLSSMRLFEGLGFQPAGLDPPFCQFSRDWVSPKPR